Below is a genomic region from Vibrio nitrifigilis.
GGTGGCAAGATCCCGAGGTAAAGCATAAGGTTCTGCGGCTTCCGCCTGAATAATCCCAGCATTACCGAAACTGGTTTCAATCCCTGGGGTAGTTCTATCTACCAGCACAACATGATGTCCTCGAGATTGTAGCTCTAGAGCAGCGCTCACTCCGACCATTCCTGCGCCAAGCACAATGATTTCTGACATAACTTTTATCCCTAAGTATGGGCCGGGAAACACTATTTATTAGTGCTCCCGACCAAGAAATTCACAGCTAATCCATTGCTATTACTGTAATTTCAACTTTTGCATCCACCATTAACTCACATTTTATGGTGGTTCTTACTGGAAGAGGAGCTTGAAAATAGTCCGCATATACCGAGTTAAATGCAGTAAAGTCATCGGTATCTGTTAGATAGCATGTGGCAGAAACGACATGAGACAAATCCAACCCTTCCGCTTCCAGCGTGGTTTGAATACGAGCAAAACATTGATGGGTTTGTTCTTCAATTGTGACGGGGATTGACCCATC
It encodes:
- a CDS encoding RidA family protein — translated: MSSMPALPFSKVRRIGQTVYLSGEIGFNDDGSIPVTIEEQTHQCFARIQTTLEAEGLDLSHVVSATCYLTDTDDFTAFNSVYADYFQAPLPVRTTIKCELMVDAKVEITVIAMD